One genomic segment of Clavelina lepadiformis chromosome 3, kaClaLepa1.1, whole genome shotgun sequence includes these proteins:
- the LOC143449479 gene encoding uncharacterized protein LOC143449479, with protein sequence MGQLPIDTETWGPNTVTQPYHQANAIDKPVQLHSRYVTAPNKFYKTTAVRSHGSFRRSCVSFFVGLVVASLVAISIYFGKLAIHQTDEVQRLKSECLKLGQNLDFVIEISLQYATSITGPNIMEGELEETIITENKWRKLIGRFDMCFDEDTKTNDMSRYNSTNSENVDLNCMKRKLADMMALLMFRENKTLHSTDSL encoded by the exons ATGGGTCAATTGCCAATTGATACAGAGACGTGGGGACCTAATACCGTTACTCAACCTTATCATCAAGCTAACGCCATTGACAAGCCAGTTCAGTTGCATTCTCGCTATGTGACTgcaccaaacaaattttacaag ACGACTGCTGTTAGATCCCATGGAAGCTTTCGCCGTAGTTGCGTCAGTTTCTTCGTCGGTCTCGTCGTTGCCAGCCTTGTGGCAATCTCTATCTACTTTGGAAAACTGGCCATCCACCAAACAGACGAAGTTCAAAGACTAAAGTCGGAGTGTCTCAAACTGGGCCAG AATCTTGACTTTGTTATTGAGATATCTCTTCAATATGCAACAAGCATAACTGGTCCAAACATCATGGAGGGTGAACTTGAAGAAACAATA ATAACCGAAAATAAATGGCGAAAACTGATTGGACGGTTTGACATGTGCTTTGATGAAGATACAAAGACCAATGACATGTCCCGTTACAACTCCACGAATtctgaaaatgtcgacctaaACTGCATGAAACGAAAACTGGCCGACATGATGGCACTGTTGATGTTCCGTGAAAACAAAACCCTACACAGTACAGATTCTTTGTAA